The stretch of DNA GAGCGTGACCGGCTGGCCGACCGGCGGATTGCCCTGTGCGGTGGCGATGCCCATCATCATCATCGCCTGGCCGAGATAGTTGAAGATGCCCTGCACGATCGCGCGATGCTCGGACAGCGCGCCCTTCGACTGGCCGGTCGACCCGCTCGTGAAGAGGATCGTCGCATGATCCTCAGGCCCGAGCGGCGGCAGGTCCGCGGTGTGATCGTCCTTGGCGAGCACGGTCGCGAGCGCCTCGGCGAGCGGGCGCGAATCGTCGATCTCGATCACCGGTGCGGTGAGGCCCGCGAGCTGCGCGAGCCGTTTCACGCGCGGTGGGTCGGCGAAGACGAGCGCGCAATCGACGGCGCGGATCGCCGTCTCCAGCTCCTCCGCCTGCCACCAGCCGTTGAGCAGGGTCGCGACGCCGCCGGCCATGACGATGCCCATGTAGAGCACGATCCACGACGGCGAATTGCGCATCGCGATGCCGACCCGGTCGCCCTTCGCCAGGCCGTGACCGCCGACCAGCGCGCGCGCGACACGCTCCGCCGCGGCATGGACCTCGCCGAACGTCAGCCGCTCGGGCCCCGACACGAGAAACACCGCGTCGCGGTGTTCGTTGGCGTAATGCGCGAAATAATAGCTGAGCGCGGGCGGCGCGGCGGCGATCGTCGGGAGCGTGACCCCGAACCGCTCGGCCGAACCGAGCGCCAGCATGCCGTCGGGCGCGGTCAGCGCGGCCATCGTCGAATCCATAGCCGCATCGAGCTCGGTCCGCATATCGCTCTCCTACTTGGTCTTATCGTTACTCGTCTTTATGCAGGGGCGAACGCGTGGGGAAAAGCCTTTGATCCTGTCGACCATTTCAGCTGCCGTCGGCAGTCACATCCGCTTCGAGGATCTGGGTTTGCACCCCGATGTCTTCTCGATCGGATTCTTCACGCTGCGCTGGTACAGCCTTGCCTATATCGGCGGGATCCTGCTCGGCTGGTGGTATCTGCTGAAGCTGCTCGCACAGCCCGGCGCACCGATGGCGCGGCGGCATGCCGACGACCTCGTCTTCTACGCGACGCTCGGCATCATTCTCGGCGGGCGACTCGGCTACGTAATCTTCTACGCGCCCGAGATGTTCCTGCATCCCTTACGCATCTTCAGGCTGTGGGACGGTGGGATGTCGTTCCATGGCGGGGTCATCGGGACGTCGATCGGGCTGATCCTGTTCGCGCGCAAGCACCAGCTCAACTGGTTGCGCGTGCACGATTATATCGCCTGCGCCGTCCCGTTCGGGCTGTTCTTCGGGCGGCTCGCGAACTTCGTCAACGGCGAGCTCTGGGGCAAGCCGACCGACGTCGCCTGGGGCATCATCTTCGAACGCACCGTGCCGTTCGGCATGATCGAGCCGGCGCGCCACCCGAGCCAGCTGTACGAGGCGGGGCTGGAGGGCATCCTCCTCTTCGCGCTGCTGTGGTTCGCGTTCTGGAAGACCAAGGCGCGCTACGATCCGGGCAAGCTCGTCGGGCTGTTCGTGCTGGGCTACGGGCTCGCGCGCTTCACCGTCGAGTTCTTCCGCGAACCCGATTCGCAGCTGCGTGCCTTTGCCGAACATACCGGGCTGCACATGGGCCAGTGGCTGTGCGTGCCGATGATCGTCGGCGGCGCGTATCTGGTCGCGACGTCGGCCAAGCGGCGGGTGCGGGTCGAGTCGATCGCGGGGACGCAGAGCGTCGCCTGACACGCGTTTCCTCGTGAGTTTAGTACCTCCCCTGCGGAGGCCGGGGCCCAGTTGGAACGTCCAGAGTGACGTGCGTTTCGCGTCGTTACATCGGCCATGCCAACTGGGCCCCGGCCTGCGCCGGGGTGGTAGAGAGTTTTAAGATGGTCGACATGCCCGACACCGCGCTCCCCGAACGCCTCGCGCGCGCGATCGCGCTCGCGGGACCGATCCCCGTCGCGCAGTATATGGCCGCCGCCAACGCGCACTATTATGCGACGCGCGACCCGCTCGGCGCGGGCGGCGACTTCACCACCGCGCCCGAGATCAGCCAGATGTTCGGCGAACTCGTCGGCCTGTGGTGCGCGGACCTGTGGGACCGTGCGGGGCGGCCGGACGTGGCGTGGGTCGAGCTCGGCCCCGGTCGCGGGACGCTCGCCGCCGATGCGGCGCGCGCGATGGCGAAGGCGGGGCTCGAACCCCCGGTCCATTTCGTCGAGACCAGCCCGGCGCTCCGCGCGGCGCAGGCCGAGCGAGTCCCCGGCGCGACGTGGCACGACACGATCGACACGCTGCCCACCGATCGGCCGCTGATCGTCGTCGCCAACGAGTTCTTCGATGCGCTGCCGATCCGCCAGCTCGTCAAGCGTGAACAGTGGCACGAACGCCTCGTTGCCGCGCAGGATCTTCTGTTCCTGCCGATCGCGGGCAAGCCGCTGCCCGATGCGGTCATTCCCGAACCGTTCCGCGATGCGCCCGCGGGATCGATTCTCGAAACCTCACCAGCCGCCGTGACCATCGTCCGCGGCCTCGCGCAGCGGATCGCCCGCCAGGGCGGCGCGCTGATCGCGATCGATTACGGCTATGAGGGGCCCGCGCTCGGCGACAGCTTGCAGGCGGTCCGCGGCCATGCCTTCGCCAACCCGTTCGAGGCGCCGGGCGAGCATGATCTGACCGCGCATGTCGACTTCACCACGCTCGCCGCCGCCGCGCAGGCCGAAGGCGCAGTCGCCTGGGGGCCGGTCAGCCAGCGCGACCTGCTCGGCGGGCTCGGTATCGATTCGCGCACCTCGGCGCTCGCCAAGGCGGCGCCCGCGCGCGCCGACTCGCTGGCGGCGGATCGCCGCCGGCTGATGGACGACATGGGGACTCTGTTCAAAGCGCTCGCGATCACCGCGCCGTCCTGGCCGACCCCGGCGGCGTTCGCAGGGATGGGCGCGTGATCGCCTATCGCGACGCGGTGCCCGCCGACGGCCCAGCACTCGCCGCGATGGCGAAGGAGTCGTTCACCGAGACGTTCGGCACGCTGTACCGCCCGCAGGACCTCGCCACGTTTCTCGACGAGGCGTTTGGCGAGAACGGGCTGCCGGCACAGATCGGCGATCCTAGCTACACGATCCGCCTTGCCACCGACGGCGCGGCGATCGTCGGGTTCGCCAAGACCGGCCCCGTCGCCTTCCCCGGCGACTGGCCCGAGACGGCGGTCGAACTCTACCAGCTGTACGTTCGCGCCGACCAGCTTGGTGCGGGCGTTGGCCCTACGCTGATGGACTGGGCGATCGAGTCCGCGCGTGCCGATGGCCGGACGGACATGATCCTCAGCGTCTATGTCGACAATGCGCGCGCGATCCGATTCTACCAGCGCTATGGGTTCGTCGAGATCGGCCGGTATGTCTTCATGGTCGGCGAGCAGCCCGATGACGATCGCATCATGCGGTTGGTGTTGTGATGATCGATAGTGCCGCGGATTCGCGCCACCCCGGCGAAGGCCGGGGCCCAGTTGGAAAGGTCGCAGTAACGATGAGCAGCCCTTCGTCAGCAACGTCCCCCAACTGGACCCCGGCCTTCGCCGGGGTGGTGTCATGCGAGGGGCGTTCGGCATGACTGTCGACGTCATCCGCGCCAAGTCGCTTGGCGACGTCCGGCACGGCTTTCTTGGTCGTCGCGGCGGCGTATCGACCGGCGCCTATGCGAGCCTGAACGTCGGCATCGGCTCCGACGACGACCCCGCCGCGATCGCCGAGAACCGCCGGCGTGCCAGCGAGGCGGTGCTGCCGGGCGGCACGCTCGTCGGGCTCTACCAGATCCATTCCGCCGACGTGGTCACGGTGCTCGCGCCGTTCGACGACTCGCTCCGTCCCCGCGGCGACGCGCTGGTCACCAACCGCCCCGGCGTGGCGCTCGGCATCCTCACCGCGGACTGCGCGCCGGTGCTGTTCGCCGACGCGGAAGCCGGCGTCGTCGCCGCGGCGCATGCCGGGTGGAAAGGCGCGCTCGGCGGCGTCACCGACGCGACGATCCTGGCGATGGAGGCGATCGGTGCGCGCCGCGACCGCATCGTCGCCGCGGTCGGGCCGTGCATCGCGCGCGCCAGCTACGAGGTCGACGACGCGTTCATCCGCCGGTTCTGCGAATCGGATCCGGCGAATGAGCGCTTCTTCGCCGATGGCCGCGCGGACCATTATCAGTTCGACCTGGAGGCCTATGTCGTCAGCCGGCTCGCCGACGCCGGGATCGGCCGGATCGAGGCGCTCGGGCTCGACACCTATGCGGCCAAGGACGAGGGCGTGGACCGCTTCTTTAGTTACCGCCGCGCGACCCATCGTGGCGAACCCTCCTATGGCCGTCAGATCAGCATCATCGGGTTGTAACGGCTCCCAAAGCCCGCGCCGGTCGTTTAGGCTCTGCACATCGGTCCGCGCCAGACGGGCCACGCAGGAGCTCATGAATGTCCGATACCCCCGATAATGCAGGCGCCATTCCCGCCGAGACCGAAGCCGACCTGACCGGCGTCGCCGCGCGCGTCGCGCCCAAGCCGCAGGTCGAGAAGATCGGTGGACGCAAGCTGAAGCCGTCGACGCTGATGATGGGCCATGGCTATGATCCGTCGCTGTCGGAAGGCTCGCTGAAGCCGCCGATCTTCCTCACCTCGACCTTCGTCTTCCCCAACGCCGCGGCAGGCAAGCGGCATTTCGAGGGCGTCACCGGCAAGCGTCCGGGCGGCGCCGAGGGCCTTGTCTATTCGCGCTTCAACGGCCCGAACCAGGAGATTCTCGAGGATCGCCTGGGCGTGTGGGAAGAGGCGGAGGATGCGCTTGCTTTCTCGAGCGGCATGTCGGCGATCGCGACCTTGTTCCTCGCGATGGTCAAGCCGGGCGACACCATCGTCCATTCGGGGCCGCTCTATGCTGCGACCGAGACGCTGATCGGCCGCGTGCTCGGCAAGTTCGGGGTGAAGTGGCTCGACTTCCCGGCGGGCGCGACCCGCGAGGAGATCGACGCGGTGATGACCGAGGCCGCGACCGGCAACGTCGCGCTGATCTATCTCGAAAGCCCCGCCAATCCGACCAACGCGCTGGTCGACGTCGAGGCAGTCGCGGCCAGCCGCGATGCGATCTTTACGGGCGAGAAGCCGCCGATCGCGATCGACAACACGTTCCTGGGGCCGCTGTGGTTCCAGCCGCTCAAGCATGGTGCGGACATCGTCGTCTATTCGCTGACCAAATATGTCGGCGGGCATTCGGATCTCGTCGCGGGCGGCGTGCTCGGATCGAAGGAGCACATCAACACGATCCGTACGATGCGCAACACGATCGGCACGATCACCGATCCGAACACCGCCTGGATGCTGTTGCGCAGCCTCGAGACGCTCGAACTGCGGATGAGCCGTGCGGGCGAGAATGCGGTGAAGGTCTGCGGCTTCCTGCGGCATCATCCAAAGGTGGAGCGAGTCGCATATCTCGGCTTCCTCGAGGACGAGCCCGGCATGGAGCGTCAGGCCGACATTTATCGCCGCCATTGCACCGGCGGTGGTTCGACCTTCTCGCTGTATCTCAAGGGCGGCGAGCGCGAGAGCTTCGCGTTCCTCGACGCGCTGAAGATCGCCAAGCTCGCGGTGTCGCTCGGCGGGACCGAGACGCTGGCGAGCCACCCGGCGGGCATGACGCATCTGTCGGTGCCCGATGCGCGCAAGCAGGCGCTGGGGATCACCGACAACCTCGTCCGCATCTCGATCGGCGTGGAGGATCCGGACGACCTGATCGCCGATTTCGAGCAGGCGCTGGACACGATCTGAGTATTGTTCTCTCGCGAACGCGGGAGTCCAGGGTCACGAGCGCAACGCCTGCGACCCTGGACTCCTGCTTTCGCAGGAGAACGGCTAGCTCTCGGCAGGGCAAGCCGGTACCAT from Sphingomonas sp. HMP9 encodes:
- the lgt gene encoding prolipoprotein diacylglyceryl transferase, with protein sequence MLSTISAAVGSHIRFEDLGLHPDVFSIGFFTLRWYSLAYIGGILLGWWYLLKLLAQPGAPMARRHADDLVFYATLGIILGGRLGYVIFYAPEMFLHPLRIFRLWDGGMSFHGGVIGTSIGLILFARKHQLNWLRVHDYIACAVPFGLFFGRLANFVNGELWGKPTDVAWGIIFERTVPFGMIEPARHPSQLYEAGLEGILLFALLWFAFWKTKARYDPGKLVGLFVLGYGLARFTVEFFREPDSQLRAFAEHTGLHMGQWLCVPMIVGGAYLVATSAKRRVRVESIAGTQSVA
- a CDS encoding class I SAM-dependent methyltransferase, yielding MPDTALPERLARAIALAGPIPVAQYMAAANAHYYATRDPLGAGGDFTTAPEISQMFGELVGLWCADLWDRAGRPDVAWVELGPGRGTLAADAARAMAKAGLEPPVHFVETSPALRAAQAERVPGATWHDTIDTLPTDRPLIVVANEFFDALPIRQLVKREQWHERLVAAQDLLFLPIAGKPLPDAVIPEPFRDAPAGSILETSPAAVTIVRGLAQRIARQGGALIAIDYGYEGPALGDSLQAVRGHAFANPFEAPGEHDLTAHVDFTTLAAAAQAEGAVAWGPVSQRDLLGGLGIDSRTSALAKAAPARADSLAADRRRLMDDMGTLFKALAITAPSWPTPAAFAGMGA
- a CDS encoding GNAT family N-acetyltransferase: MIAYRDAVPADGPALAAMAKESFTETFGTLYRPQDLATFLDEAFGENGLPAQIGDPSYTIRLATDGAAIVGFAKTGPVAFPGDWPETAVELYQLYVRADQLGAGVGPTLMDWAIESARADGRTDMILSVYVDNARAIRFYQRYGFVEIGRYVFMVGEQPDDDRIMRLVL
- the pgeF gene encoding peptidoglycan editing factor PgeF, which gives rise to MTVDVIRAKSLGDVRHGFLGRRGGVSTGAYASLNVGIGSDDDPAAIAENRRRASEAVLPGGTLVGLYQIHSADVVTVLAPFDDSLRPRGDALVTNRPGVALGILTADCAPVLFADAEAGVVAAAHAGWKGALGGVTDATILAMEAIGARRDRIVAAVGPCIARASYEVDDAFIRRFCESDPANERFFADGRADHYQFDLEAYVVSRLADAGIGRIEALGLDTYAAKDEGVDRFFSYRRATHRGEPSYGRQISIIGL
- a CDS encoding cystathionine gamma-synthase family protein, which codes for MSDTPDNAGAIPAETEADLTGVAARVAPKPQVEKIGGRKLKPSTLMMGHGYDPSLSEGSLKPPIFLTSTFVFPNAAAGKRHFEGVTGKRPGGAEGLVYSRFNGPNQEILEDRLGVWEEAEDALAFSSGMSAIATLFLAMVKPGDTIVHSGPLYAATETLIGRVLGKFGVKWLDFPAGATREEIDAVMTEAATGNVALIYLESPANPTNALVDVEAVAASRDAIFTGEKPPIAIDNTFLGPLWFQPLKHGADIVVYSLTKYVGGHSDLVAGGVLGSKEHINTIRTMRNTIGTITDPNTAWMLLRSLETLELRMSRAGENAVKVCGFLRHHPKVERVAYLGFLEDEPGMERQADIYRRHCTGGGSTFSLYLKGGERESFAFLDALKIAKLAVSLGGTETLASHPAGMTHLSVPDARKQALGITDNLVRISIGVEDPDDLIADFEQALDTI